In Leifsonia sp. ZF2019, a genomic segment contains:
- a CDS encoding YcnI family copper-binding membrane protein: MKKTTFAASIAATTTALLLLAAPLAASAHVHVTPDSATPGSYATLTFKVPTESATAGTVKLVVDLPTATPFTSVSYQPIPGWTASVDTETLATPVKTDDGTITEAPVRITWTADNGTQIAPGQFQEFTISAGAVPDTGSILLPTHQYYSDGSVVDWADKTPASGKEPEHPAPTLYVNDPAPAEEGGTMTTQVETTGTTPASTSAGTAATAVSIGLGIGGLALGAIALVISVLALVRRGKVRA, translated from the coding sequence ATGAAGAAGACGACCTTCGCCGCCTCCATCGCGGCGACCACCACCGCCCTGCTGCTCCTCGCCGCACCGCTCGCGGCCAGCGCCCACGTGCACGTCACGCCGGACTCGGCGACGCCCGGCAGCTACGCCACCCTCACGTTCAAGGTGCCCACCGAGTCCGCCACGGCGGGGACGGTGAAGCTCGTGGTCGACCTGCCCACCGCGACACCGTTCACCTCCGTCAGCTACCAGCCGATCCCGGGGTGGACGGCCTCCGTCGACACCGAGACCCTCGCCACGCCGGTCAAGACCGACGACGGCACCATCACCGAAGCGCCGGTGCGCATCACCTGGACGGCCGACAACGGCACCCAGATCGCTCCCGGGCAGTTCCAGGAGTTCACGATCTCCGCCGGCGCGGTGCCCGACACCGGATCCATCCTGCTGCCGACGCACCAGTACTACTCCGACGGCAGCGTCGTCGACTGGGCGGACAAGACTCCCGCCTCCGGCAAGGAGCCCGAGCACCCCGCCCCCACGCTCTACGTGAACGACCCGGCTCCGGCCGAAGAGGGTGGCACCATGACGACGCAGGTCGAGACGACCGGCACCACGCCCGCCTCCACCTCCGCGGGGACCGCCGCGACGGCCGTGTCGATCGGGCTCGGGATCGGCGGACTCGCCCTCGGGGCCATCGCCCTCGTGATCTCGGTGCTGGCGCTCGTGCGCCGGGGCAAGGTGCGGGCATGA
- a CDS encoding NUDIX domain-containing protein has translation MNGQDARPGHDLPDGRGRTGLQQTGRDLAANPDVRVRDVEVTSDGWHVLRRTTFDYRGRDGSWTTQSRETYDRGNGATVLLYDPDARTVLLTRQFRFPAYVNGHPDGMLVEAAAGLLDGDAPEEAIRREAAEELGVRIGELEHLFDLFMSPGSVTERVHFYAAPYRPAEVAGGGGVEAEGEEIEPVVVPYDEALAMIADGRIADGKTVILLQWAALNLFLRPR, from the coding sequence GTGAATGGACAGGATGCGCGGCCCGGGCACGATCTCCCCGACGGCCGCGGACGCACGGGGCTCCAGCAGACCGGACGCGACCTGGCGGCGAACCCGGACGTCCGCGTGCGCGACGTGGAGGTCACGTCCGACGGCTGGCATGTGCTGCGCCGCACCACCTTCGACTACCGCGGGCGCGACGGCTCCTGGACCACCCAATCTCGCGAGACGTACGATCGCGGGAACGGCGCGACCGTGCTGCTCTACGACCCCGACGCGCGCACCGTGCTGCTCACGCGCCAGTTCCGCTTTCCCGCGTATGTGAACGGACATCCCGACGGCATGCTCGTCGAGGCGGCGGCCGGGCTGCTCGACGGCGACGCGCCGGAGGAGGCCATCCGGCGGGAGGCCGCCGAAGAGCTCGGGGTGCGCATCGGCGAGCTCGAGCACCTCTTCGACCTCTTCATGAGCCCCGGCTCGGTCACCGAACGCGTGCACTTCTACGCCGCACCCTACCGCCCGGCGGAGGTCGCCGGCGGCGGGGGTGTGGAGGCCGAAGGCGAGGAGATCGAGCCCGTGGTCGTGCCCTACGACGAGGCCCTCGCGATGATCGCGGATGGCCGCATCGCCGACGGCAAGACGGTGATCCTGCTGCAGTGGGCGGCGCTGAACCTGTTCCTCCGGCCTCGCTGA
- a CDS encoding RtcB family protein yields MERISNRLLSWASLLEDSTRAQAVTTSRMPFIHPHLALMPDAHLGLGATVGSVIPTLGAVMPAAVGVDIGCGMIAVKTQFTREDVAARASTRPLSELRRQIERAIPLSAGGRNNKVVATAQPRVEELTRMADAIGLEPGAYAKAWELQLGSLGSGNHFIEVSLDEEDAVWLFLHSGSRGVGNRIAGHHIRVAQELMSTWWIDLPDRDLAYLVEGTAEFDAYIAELRWAQHFALLNREEMMDRVIRQVAEHFGMAVEERERINCHHNFTERERHFGKDVWLSRKGAISARPGQPGLIPGSMGTASYVVSGLGNPLALHSSPHGAGRRFSRSAARKRFTIEELREAMTGIEFRDTDAFLDEIPQAYKPIDQVMADAADLVEVRHTLRQIVNVKGD; encoded by the coding sequence ATGGAGAGAATCTCGAACCGCCTGCTGAGCTGGGCCTCCCTGCTGGAGGACTCCACGCGCGCACAGGCGGTCACCACCTCGAGGATGCCGTTCATCCACCCGCACCTTGCCCTCATGCCCGACGCCCACCTGGGGCTCGGCGCGACGGTCGGTTCCGTCATCCCCACCCTCGGCGCGGTCATGCCCGCCGCCGTGGGTGTGGACATCGGCTGCGGGATGATCGCGGTGAAGACGCAGTTCACCCGGGAGGACGTCGCCGCACGCGCCTCCACCAGGCCCCTGAGCGAACTGCGTCGGCAGATCGAGCGCGCCATCCCGCTGTCGGCGGGCGGCCGTAACAACAAGGTGGTCGCGACGGCGCAGCCGCGTGTGGAGGAGCTGACCCGGATGGCCGACGCGATCGGCCTCGAGCCGGGCGCCTACGCGAAGGCGTGGGAGCTGCAGCTGGGCTCGCTCGGCTCGGGCAACCACTTCATCGAGGTGAGTCTGGACGAGGAGGACGCCGTCTGGCTGTTCCTGCACTCGGGCTCCCGCGGCGTGGGAAACCGCATCGCAGGGCACCACATCCGCGTGGCGCAGGAGCTGATGTCGACGTGGTGGATCGATCTGCCCGACCGCGACCTCGCCTACCTGGTGGAGGGAACGGCCGAGTTCGACGCGTACATCGCCGAGCTGCGGTGGGCGCAGCACTTCGCGCTGCTCAACCGCGAGGAGATGATGGACCGCGTCATCCGCCAGGTCGCCGAGCACTTCGGCATGGCCGTGGAGGAGCGCGAGCGGATCAACTGCCACCACAACTTCACGGAGCGCGAGAGGCACTTCGGCAAGGATGTCTGGCTCTCCCGCAAGGGCGCGATCTCGGCGAGGCCGGGCCAGCCCGGACTCATCCCCGGGTCGATGGGCACGGCATCGTACGTGGTGTCGGGCCTCGGCAACCCGCTCGCGCTGCACTCGTCGCCGCACGGAGCCGGTCGCCGGTTCTCGAGATCGGCGGCGCGCAAGCGTTTCACGATCGAGGAGCTGCGGGAGGCGATGACAGGGATCGAGTTCCGTGACACGGACGCGTTCCTCGACGAGATCCCGCAGGCCTACAAGCCGATCGACCAGGTGATGGCGGACGCGGCCGATCTGGTGGAGGTGCGCCACACGCTGCGTCAGATCGTCAACGTGAAGGGCGACTGA
- a CDS encoding response regulator transcription factor — protein MSQVDGGTWSRRVLVVEDHALMRSLVADAFRQRGFEVTSAASAPEALGALETADPDLLVTDIDLGQRPNGVELATIVRERAPHVAVLFLSNLSREAAAARAKDTVADASYVNKSAVESVDDLVDAAEAVLADRPIARDAEASGQREALLRLSEAQLETARLLAAGLTNAEIARRRGISVRAVEKSVERVFHALGLSAEEGTTPRVAAATLYVTTFGDPRSGL, from the coding sequence ATGAGCCAGGTGGACGGCGGAACGTGGAGCAGGAGGGTGCTCGTGGTGGAGGACCACGCCCTCATGCGCTCCCTGGTCGCCGACGCCTTCCGCCAGCGTGGATTCGAGGTGACGTCCGCCGCGTCCGCGCCCGAGGCGCTGGGAGCCCTCGAGACGGCCGACCCCGACCTCCTCGTCACCGACATCGACCTCGGCCAGCGGCCCAACGGGGTGGAGCTCGCCACCATCGTGCGGGAGCGTGCGCCGCACGTGGCGGTGCTGTTCCTGAGCAACCTGTCCCGGGAGGCCGCCGCGGCGAGGGCGAAGGACACGGTCGCCGACGCGTCCTACGTCAACAAGTCCGCCGTCGAGTCGGTCGACGACCTGGTCGACGCCGCCGAGGCGGTGCTCGCCGACCGGCCCATCGCGCGCGACGCGGAAGCGAGCGGGCAGCGGGAAGCGCTGCTCCGGCTCAGCGAGGCGCAGCTCGAGACCGCACGCCTGCTCGCGGCCGGTCTCACCAATGCCGAGATCGCCCGACGGCGCGGTATCTCGGTGCGTGCGGTGGAGAAGAGCGTCGAGCGCGTCTTCCACGCACTCGGCCTGTCGGCGGAGGAGGGCACCACCCCGCGCGTCGCCGCCGCCACCCTGTACGTCACCACCTTCGGCGATCCCCGCAGCGGCCTATGA
- a CDS encoding YihY/virulence factor BrkB family protein, giving the protein MTADRPLVPWYRLPWGFVLKGTLRGFSRDACTDLAAGLTYFGVLSLFPAMIALVSILGLVGQSRSGIDALFGMVNEVAPGMLDVVRGPIEDLAGSPATGLALAIGIVGSVWSASGYVGGFGRALNRVYGVQEGRTAFALRPAQLLVTIAVLALVAVVAILLVVSGPIAQAIGGAIGLGDEAQTAWSILRWPVVVLALIVLVALLYGVAPNVKYPRFRWVTLGSITAILVIGIASAGLAFYVSNFGSYDKTYGALAGIIVFLLWIWIANNALLLGGELDKEVERTREILAGAEAEYGLGLPLKSETAIVKARDAEAGAVLAARTLRKQHATPDPRDGE; this is encoded by the coding sequence GTGACGGCTGACCGCCCGCTCGTGCCCTGGTACCGGCTGCCCTGGGGCTTCGTCCTGAAGGGCACGCTCCGCGGCTTCTCCCGCGACGCCTGCACCGATCTGGCGGCCGGGCTCACCTATTTCGGCGTGCTGTCGCTCTTCCCGGCGATGATCGCCCTCGTCAGCATCCTGGGCCTCGTCGGCCAGAGCAGGTCGGGCATCGACGCACTGTTCGGGATGGTCAATGAGGTGGCGCCGGGGATGCTCGACGTCGTCCGCGGCCCGATCGAAGACCTGGCCGGCTCCCCCGCGACCGGCCTCGCGCTCGCGATCGGAATCGTCGGCTCGGTGTGGTCGGCCTCCGGCTACGTCGGCGGCTTCGGTCGCGCTCTCAATCGCGTGTACGGCGTGCAGGAGGGTCGCACAGCGTTCGCGCTGCGTCCGGCGCAGCTGCTCGTCACCATCGCGGTGCTCGCCCTGGTGGCCGTCGTCGCCATCCTGCTCGTGGTGTCCGGGCCCATCGCGCAGGCGATCGGCGGCGCGATCGGCCTCGGGGACGAGGCGCAGACGGCGTGGTCCATCCTGCGCTGGCCCGTCGTGGTCCTCGCGCTCATCGTCCTGGTCGCACTGCTCTACGGGGTCGCGCCGAACGTGAAGTATCCGCGCTTCCGCTGGGTGACGCTCGGCTCGATCACGGCGATCCTGGTCATCGGCATCGCGTCGGCCGGGCTCGCGTTCTACGTCTCCAACTTCGGCAGCTACGACAAGACCTACGGCGCCCTCGCGGGCATCATCGTCTTCCTGCTCTGGATCTGGATCGCGAACAACGCGCTCCTGCTGGGCGGCGAGCTGGACAAGGAGGTCGAGCGCACGCGCGAGATCCTCGCCGGCGCGGAGGCCGAGTACGGTCTCGGCCTCCCCCTCAAGTCCGAGACCGCCATCGTGAAGGCCCGCGACGCCGAGGCCGGCGCGGTGCTCGCCGCCCGCACGCTCCGCAAGCAGCACGCGACCCCGGACCCTCGAGACGGCGAATAG
- a CDS encoding phage holin family protein has protein sequence MSQDSTRTGRPAAGSGLPRERRRTTRGLRPLPELTRDLVAQMKRLVSAELALFKAEMSAKAKAAGIGAGLLVGALVFVFFALGVLVTAAVLAFALVVPAWLAALIVAGILILLALLAALIGRASLKRGVPPLPDDLGSELRADAHALKGQQP, from the coding sequence ATGTCACAGGACAGCACGCGTACGGGCCGCCCCGCGGCAGGGTCCGGTCTCCCGAGGGAGCGGCGGCGCACGACGCGCGGTCTCAGACCGCTGCCGGAATTGACGCGCGATCTGGTTGCCCAGATGAAGCGCCTGGTCTCGGCCGAACTCGCCCTCTTCAAGGCGGAGATGTCGGCGAAGGCCAAGGCGGCGGGCATCGGGGCCGGGCTGCTCGTCGGCGCGTTGGTCTTCGTGTTCTTCGCGCTCGGAGTGCTCGTGACCGCGGCCGTCCTCGCCTTCGCGCTCGTCGTCCCCGCGTGGCTCGCCGCGCTCATCGTGGCGGGCATCCTGATCCTGCTCGCCCTGCTGGCGGCGCTGATCGGACGCGCGAGCCTCAAGCGCGGCGTCCCGCCCCTCCCCGACGATCTCGGCTCCGAGCTGCGGGCCGACGCGCACGCACTGAAGGGACAGCAGCCGTGA